The Hymenobacter oligotrophus genome has a window encoding:
- a CDS encoding outer membrane beta-barrel family protein, which produces MKNFSAQLLLLCLLLLARTGAAQTPTLIGLIADDKGAAVGFATVAVLPAGGTTSVGGTVADANGRFQLPAPAAGAYVLRVTSVGYLLLQTPAFELTAAAPGKDFGTLTLRPDAKQLAEVNIVGLRPTIVQEADRMVVSVEGTAMAATNTAFDVLAKSPGVFIDQDGNIQLNGKSGVTVMLDNRLTYLSGRDLRNLLESMPAANLKNIEIITNPPARYDAEGTSGILNLNLKKNTQRGLNGSVYGSGNYNFKQFGHTYGASLNLKRERWNGFLTVDGSRRVGGRDATFTRVFYGEQNTTYFNQQATGNFTSVNPAVVRLGADYNLSKRHTVGFMANYTPRKGVSDFLTDTYLGNSPEEPTRFIDADNISRSRNANYTGNLHYIGNLDSAGTTLTADLDAVRIDNRGKADFFNFFTDLGTNRRTQDFLYTNTLADLRIYAAKVDFTKPLAGGHKIETGFKLSQVTADNDSRFYFNNGALVLDPLRTNHFFYRESIQAAYANWSGKASERLKLQAGLRLENTRSRGESYTTGQVTRRQYLNLFPSVFVQQQVNKDYDIGYSYSRRLTRPNYGNLNPFRFYRDPYTWEEGNPFLRPQYTHAFRVAHTYKKTYSLSLNYDYQTGVISEIPILDAEAATTVYTTDNLDTGHIIGLTGVAPAKLAKWWDTQNTVVVSYRKFSTNDVNGFLTNEQLYYMLQSNHTLLLPHKVRLEVEARYLGPTASGLYQIEPMHWVGLALKRSFRQDKLDVSLNVNDLFKGYRYRFSTNINGNINDFNQYFRWRSVGLTVRYNFSQGAKVDAKRRNTNLEELNRAGG; this is translated from the coding sequence ATGAAAAACTTCTCCGCGCAATTGCTATTGCTCTGCTTGCTGCTGCTTGCCCGCACGGGCGCGGCGCAAACCCCCACGCTCATCGGCCTGATTGCCGACGACAAGGGCGCTGCCGTAGGCTTTGCCACGGTGGCCGTGCTGCCGGCGGGCGGCACCACCAGCGTAGGCGGCACCGTGGCCGATGCCAACGGCCGCTTTCAGCTGCCAGCGCCCGCGGCGGGAGCGTACGTGCTGCGCGTTACCTCGGTGGGCTACCTGCTGCTGCAAACGCCCGCGTTCGAGCTGACGGCGGCCGCGCCCGGCAAGGACTTCGGCACGCTTACGCTGCGGCCCGATGCCAAGCAGCTGGCCGAGGTAAACATTGTGGGCCTGCGGCCGACGATTGTGCAGGAGGCCGACCGCATGGTGGTGTCGGTGGAGGGCACGGCCATGGCAGCCACCAACACGGCCTTCGATGTGCTGGCCAAGTCGCCGGGGGTGTTTATCGACCAAGACGGCAATATTCAGCTCAACGGCAAAAGCGGCGTAACGGTGATGCTCGACAACCGCCTGACGTACCTCTCGGGCCGCGACTTGCGCAACCTGCTCGAAAGCATGCCCGCCGCCAACCTCAAAAACATCGAAATCATTACCAACCCGCCGGCTCGCTACGACGCCGAGGGCACTTCGGGCATTCTCAACCTCAACCTGAAGAAAAACACGCAACGCGGCCTCAACGGCAGCGTGTACGGCAGCGGCAACTACAATTTCAAGCAATTTGGCCACACCTACGGCGCCAGCCTAAACCTGAAGCGCGAGCGGTGGAACGGCTTTCTGACGGTGGACGGCTCACGCCGGGTGGGCGGCCGCGATGCCACCTTTACGCGCGTGTTCTACGGCGAGCAAAACACCACGTATTTCAACCAACAGGCCACCGGCAACTTCACCTCGGTAAACCCGGCGGTGGTGCGCCTAGGTGCCGACTACAACCTGAGCAAGCGGCACACGGTGGGCTTTATGGCTAACTACACGCCGCGCAAGGGCGTGTCGGATTTCCTGACGGATACGTACTTGGGCAACTCGCCGGAGGAACCCACGCGCTTTATCGACGCCGACAACATTAGCCGCTCGCGCAACGCCAACTACACCGGCAACCTGCACTACATCGGCAACCTCGATAGCGCGGGCACTACCCTCACGGCCGACCTCGACGCGGTACGGATCGACAACCGCGGCAAGGCCGACTTTTTCAACTTTTTTACCGACCTGGGCACCAACCGCCGCACGCAGGATTTTCTGTACACCAACACCCTCGCCGACCTGCGCATTTACGCCGCCAAAGTCGACTTTACCAAGCCGCTGGCGGGAGGCCACAAAATCGAAACCGGCTTTAAGCTTAGCCAGGTAACGGCCGATAACGACTCGCGCTTTTACTTCAACAACGGGGCACTGGTGCTCGACCCGTTGCGCACCAACCACTTTTTCTACCGCGAAAGCATTCAGGCGGCCTATGCCAACTGGAGCGGCAAGGCCTCGGAGCGGCTGAAGCTGCAGGCCGGCCTGCGCCTGGAAAATACCCGCTCGCGGGGCGAGTCGTACACCACGGGGCAGGTAACGCGGCGGCAGTACCTCAACCTGTTCCCGAGCGTGTTTGTGCAGCAGCAGGTAAACAAGGATTACGACATTGGTTACAGCTACAGCCGCCGCCTCACCCGCCCCAACTACGGCAACCTCAACCCCTTCCGCTTTTACCGCGACCCGTACACCTGGGAGGAAGGCAACCCGTTTTTGCGGCCGCAGTACACGCACGCGTTCCGGGTGGCGCACACCTACAAAAAAACGTACAGCCTCTCGCTGAATTACGACTACCAAACCGGTGTCATTTCCGAAATACCCATTCTGGACGCGGAGGCGGCTACCACCGTCTACACCACCGACAACCTCGACACCGGCCACATCATCGGGCTTACGGGCGTGGCCCCCGCCAAGCTGGCCAAGTGGTGGGATACGCAGAACACCGTGGTGGTTTCGTACCGCAAGTTCAGCACCAACGACGTGAACGGCTTCCTGACCAACGAGCAGCTGTACTACATGCTGCAAAGCAACCACACCCTGCTGCTGCCGCACAAAGTGCGGCTGGAGGTGGAGGCGCGCTACCTAGGGCCCACCGCCTCGGGCCTGTACCAGATCGAGCCAATGCACTGGGTGGGCCTGGCCCTAAAGCGCAGCTTCCGGCAGGATAAGCTCGACGTGAGCCTGAACGTAAACGACCTGTTTAAGGGCTACCGGTACCGCTTTAGCACCAACATCAACGGCAACATCAACGATTTCAACCAATACTTCCGCTGGCGCAGCGTGGGCCTTACGGTACGCTACAACTTTAGCCAAGGCGCCAAGGTGGATGCCAAGCGCCGCAACACCAACCTGGAAGAGCTGAACCGGGCCGGAGGCTAA
- a CDS encoding DUF92 domain-containing protein: MKSVLELAPVLLLLGLGMGYSYRARKLTGAAVGVGGLLGVLIYLGVGYLGLGLLALFFALGTAASAWRVADKRRLGLAEENRGRRRAGQVLANAGVAGALGLLSWLWPTFAPLGALMLAGAFAAATADTLASELGNVYGSRYVNVLTLRPDTRGENGVVSMEGTLLGAAGSAVLAAAYCFVHGWGPWAGGLLLAGTAGNIADSLLGATLERRGALSNDAVNTLNTLVGALVAGACGLLF, from the coding sequence ATGAAATCCGTGCTCGAGCTTGCTCCCGTGCTGTTGTTGCTGGGCCTAGGTATGGGCTATAGCTACCGGGCACGTAAGCTCACGGGGGCGGCGGTAGGGGTGGGCGGCCTGCTAGGCGTGCTCATTTACCTGGGAGTGGGATACCTAGGGCTGGGCTTGCTGGCACTTTTTTTCGCGCTCGGCACGGCGGCCTCGGCGTGGCGCGTGGCCGACAAACGCCGGCTGGGCTTGGCCGAGGAAAACCGCGGCCGGCGCCGTGCAGGCCAAGTGCTGGCCAACGCCGGCGTGGCGGGTGCCCTGGGGTTGCTAAGCTGGTTGTGGCCCACATTTGCGCCCCTAGGTGCCCTGATGCTGGCCGGCGCATTTGCCGCCGCCACCGCCGATACGCTGGCCTCGGAGCTGGGCAACGTGTACGGCAGCCGCTACGTGAATGTGCTAACCCTGCGCCCCGATACGCGCGGCGAAAACGGCGTGGTAAGCATGGAAGGCACCTTGCTTGGTGCCGCCGGCAGCGCCGTGCTGGCCGCGGCTTACTGTTTCGTGCACGGTTGGGGGCCCTGGGCTGGTGGGCTGCTGCTGGCCGGCACCGCCGGCAACATCGCCGACTCGCTGCTGGGCGCTACCCTGGAGCGCCGCGGAGCCCTCTCCAACGACGCAGTAAACACCCTAAATACGCTGGTGGGCGCGTTGGTGGCCGGCGCTTGCGGGCTGCTATTTTAG
- a CDS encoding ABC transporter ATP-binding protein, whose protein sequence is MELRIRNVSKSYANGVHALKDVSLTIPAGMYGLLGPNGAGKSTLMRTLATLQQPDAGSIHLGDIDVLREQEAVRQTLGYLPQEFGVYPKARAEDLLDYFAILKGITNRAERCQVVEALLRQTNLWEVRRQKLGGFSGGMRQRFGVAVALLGKPQLLIVDEPTAGLDPAERVRFLNLLSELGENSVVILSTHIVEDVAELCTRMAIINQGRILLEAEPLQAVQELQGRIWRRLVAKSELPQVEQQHHVISTKLLSGCTLVHVYSPEDPGAGFEPVTADLEDVYFSTMAGHFGQAVAPAAQAARV, encoded by the coding sequence ATGGAATTACGCATACGCAACGTTTCGAAAAGCTACGCCAACGGGGTGCACGCCCTGAAAGACGTTAGCCTGACCATTCCGGCGGGCATGTACGGGCTGCTGGGCCCCAACGGCGCGGGCAAAAGCACGCTCATGCGCACGCTGGCCACGCTGCAACAGCCCGATGCCGGCAGCATCCACCTAGGCGACATCGACGTGCTGCGCGAGCAGGAAGCCGTGCGCCAAACCCTCGGGTACCTGCCGCAGGAGTTCGGCGTGTATCCCAAAGCCCGGGCCGAAGATTTGCTGGATTACTTCGCCATTCTGAAAGGCATAACCAACCGGGCCGAACGCTGCCAGGTGGTGGAGGCCTTGCTGCGGCAAACCAACTTGTGGGAGGTGCGCCGGCAAAAGCTGGGCGGCTTTTCGGGCGGCATGCGCCAGCGCTTTGGCGTGGCGGTGGCCTTGCTGGGCAAGCCCCAGTTGCTGATCGTCGACGAGCCCACGGCCGGCCTCGACCCGGCCGAGCGCGTGCGCTTCCTCAACCTGCTCAGCGAGCTGGGCGAAAACAGCGTGGTCATCCTCTCCACCCACATCGTGGAAGACGTGGCCGAGCTCTGCACGCGCATGGCCATCATCAACCAAGGCCGCATTTTGCTTGAGGCCGAGCCGCTGCAGGCCGTGCAGGAGCTGCAGGGCCGCATCTGGCGCCGCCTGGTGGCGAAAAGCGAGCTGCCGCAAGTGGAGCAGCAACACCACGTGATTTCGACTAAGTTGCTCAGCGGCTGCACGTTGGTGCACGTGTACAGCCCCGAAGACCCCGGCGCGGGCTTCGAGCCGGTTACGGCCGACCTGGAAGACGTGTACTTCAGCACCATGGCCGGGCACTTCGGCCAGGCCGTAGCCCCAGCCGCTCAGGCAGCCCGCGTATGA
- a CDS encoding ABC transporter permease/M1 family aminopeptidase, which yields MIFWTIYRFELGYQLRRPWPWLFMTVLLALSFLMTRDGSVAAVLYSEFYLNSPFAVAKTTVFGGLVWLVMAAAIAGDAAARDVATGMHPLTYTTPVSKAQYLGGRFLAALVLNALLLLAVQAGILLGVYLPGVDAELIGPFRPSAFLTSYALIALPNALAATTIQFGLAARSGRAMAGYFGSFLIVFMGFFVASMLLFRRSLGSLLDPIGIRFVVEDIAHLWTPAEKNTRLLGLEEPLLSNRLLWLGLALGAGVATYLGFRFAHRAEGSWLSRFRARSKATAQVLPARLGIAASAPVAVPAVRQRFGLATHLRQLLAVAAASFRMLVLSWAGLALLVAIPLLTVPVVVDQMSSNDVPLLPATALVVKELTASLADELSRWVVVPFLIVYFAGELVWREREARLDEITDALPSTDWVSMAGKYLGLSATLALFMALLALAGVAAQTLVGHHHYEPALYLKTMFGLQLPEYLLFALLALAVHAVVNQKYIGHLVAIMAFVFITLASLFGVEHKLLIYGGGPGWSYTDMRGFGASVGPWLWFKLYWAAWALLLAVAARLLWPRGKQTTLGARRQLARGRFTPATAAITAVGAGLALALGGFIFYNTNVLNRYTSAADRSRNAAAYEQRFGRYARRPQPRVTAGNLRIELYPERQTADIRGSYRLVNRSAVAIDSVHVATAPGVETTDLAFNRPAARVLHSQELYHQVFALQTPLQPGDSLQLRFRVRVAPRGFGVNGVDNSLEANGTNFSNTWLPAIGYQESRELIGAAERRAHALAPRPVIASLYNGEARQKLGGGGVAFEAVIGTAADQTAVAPGKLRRSWQAGGRRYFQYSTDAPIGGEWSIFSARYAVRQYQWRNPDAPGQVVAIQLFHHPGHTAHLGRVVEGAKASLRYYSQQFGPYRHSYLSVVERAGLGTGMHADAAMISHGEGFTLWNPGTAPGSHDHPYAIVAHEMAHQWTVPYAAVEGAPIMSESLAWYYALKAVEHAKGPEDLRALLGYMRQPYPFPVIRRGEPLLRGLDPYLSYRKGPFVLYALSEYLGEAQVNGALRRLLEKHRTPDAPLATTLDLYHELRAVTPDSLRPLLHDFFEVNTFWELKTTQATARQTKAGTWQVSLAVQARKTVADSAGAVSAVPMNDLVEVAAFAADGKPLYQQRHRIRTGGQRILIAVPGKPARAGLDPNQLLLDLKPDDNTAPVQP from the coding sequence ATGATATTCTGGACGATTTACCGCTTCGAGCTCGGCTACCAGCTGCGCCGGCCGTGGCCATGGCTGTTTATGACCGTGCTGCTGGCGCTCAGCTTTTTGATGACGCGCGACGGCTCGGTGGCTGCCGTGCTGTACTCCGAGTTTTATCTCAACTCGCCGTTTGCCGTGGCCAAAACCACGGTGTTTGGCGGCTTGGTGTGGCTGGTAATGGCCGCCGCCATTGCCGGCGACGCCGCCGCGCGCGACGTGGCCACCGGCATGCACCCGCTCACCTACACCACCCCTGTCAGCAAAGCACAGTACTTGGGCGGGCGGTTTTTGGCAGCGCTGGTGCTCAATGCTTTGCTGCTGCTGGCGGTGCAGGCGGGCATATTGCTGGGCGTGTACCTGCCCGGGGTTGATGCGGAGCTGATCGGCCCGTTCCGGCCCAGCGCCTTCCTCACCTCGTACGCCCTTATTGCCCTGCCCAACGCCCTGGCAGCCACCACCATTCAGTTTGGGCTGGCGGCCCGCAGCGGCCGCGCCATGGCCGGCTACTTCGGCAGCTTCCTGATCGTGTTCATGGGCTTCTTCGTGGCCTCGATGCTATTGTTCCGGCGCAGCCTCGGCTCGTTGCTCGACCCCATCGGCATCCGGTTTGTGGTGGAGGACATTGCGCACCTCTGGACGCCCGCCGAAAAAAACACGCGCCTGCTCGGGCTGGAGGAACCGCTGCTCAGCAACCGGCTGCTGTGGCTGGGCCTGGCCTTGGGCGCGGGCGTTGCCACTTACCTAGGGTTTCGGTTTGCGCACCGCGCCGAGGGCAGCTGGCTCAGCCGCTTTCGGGCGCGTTCGAAAGCAACGGCCCAAGTGCTGCCCGCCCGCCTTGGCATTGCGGCCAGCGCGCCGGTGGCCGTGCCGGCGGTGCGGCAGCGGTTTGGCCTGGCCACCCACTTGCGCCAGCTGCTGGCCGTGGCCGCGGCCTCGTTCCGGATGCTGGTGCTGAGCTGGGCCGGGCTGGCGCTGCTGGTAGCCATTCCGCTGCTTACGGTGCCGGTAGTGGTCGATCAGATGAGCTCGAACGACGTGCCGCTGCTGCCCGCCACCGCGTTGGTAGTGAAAGAGCTGACGGCCTCGCTGGCCGACGAGCTGAGCCGCTGGGTTGTCGTACCCTTTCTGATTGTGTACTTCGCCGGCGAGCTGGTGTGGCGCGAGCGGGAGGCCCGCCTCGACGAAATCACCGACGCGCTGCCCAGCACCGATTGGGTGTCGATGGCGGGCAAATACCTAGGGCTGAGCGCCACGCTGGCCTTGTTTATGGCCCTGCTGGCCTTGGCGGGCGTAGCGGCCCAAACCTTGGTGGGCCACCACCACTACGAGCCCGCGCTTTACCTGAAAACCATGTTCGGGCTGCAGTTGCCCGAGTACTTGCTCTTTGCGCTGCTGGCCTTGGCGGTGCACGCTGTGGTCAATCAGAAATACATTGGGCATTTGGTGGCCATTATGGCTTTTGTGTTCATTACGCTGGCCTCGCTGTTCGGCGTCGAGCACAAGCTGCTGATTTACGGCGGCGGCCCCGGGTGGTCGTACACCGATATGCGCGGATTCGGGGCTTCCGTAGGTCCGTGGCTGTGGTTTAAGCTGTACTGGGCAGCCTGGGCGCTCCTGCTGGCGGTGGCGGCGCGGCTGCTGTGGCCGCGAGGCAAGCAAACTACCCTGGGCGCGCGCCGCCAGCTGGCGCGCGGCCGCTTTACGCCTGCCACGGCCGCAATAACCGCGGTGGGGGCGGGGCTGGCGCTGGCCCTAGGTGGGTTCATCTTCTACAACACCAACGTGCTGAACCGCTACACCTCCGCCGCCGACCGCTCGCGAAACGCGGCCGCCTACGAGCAGCGCTTCGGCCGCTACGCCCGGCGCCCGCAGCCGCGGGTGACGGCGGGCAACCTGCGCATCGAGCTGTACCCCGAGCGGCAAACGGCCGACATCCGGGGCAGCTACCGGCTCGTCAACCGCAGCGCCGTCGCCATCGACTCGGTGCACGTGGCCACCGCGCCGGGCGTCGAAACCACGGACCTTGCGTTCAACCGGCCGGCGGCCCGCGTACTGCACTCGCAGGAGCTGTACCACCAGGTTTTTGCCCTGCAAACGCCCTTGCAGCCCGGCGACTCGTTGCAGCTCCGCTTTCGGGTGCGCGTGGCGCCGCGCGGCTTCGGCGTGAACGGCGTCGATAACTCGTTGGAAGCCAACGGCACCAATTTCAGCAACACCTGGCTGCCGGCAATTGGCTACCAGGAAAGCCGCGAGCTGATTGGGGCGGCCGAGCGCCGCGCCCACGCGTTGGCCCCGCGCCCCGTAATTGCCTCGCTCTACAACGGCGAAGCGCGTCAAAAGCTGGGCGGCGGCGGCGTTGCTTTTGAAGCCGTGATTGGCACCGCCGCCGACCAAACTGCTGTGGCGCCGGGCAAGCTGCGCCGCAGCTGGCAAGCAGGCGGCCGCCGGTATTTTCAGTACTCAACCGATGCCCCCATCGGCGGCGAGTGGAGCATTTTTTCGGCCCGCTACGCCGTGCGGCAGTACCAGTGGCGCAACCCCGATGCCCCGGGGCAAGTGGTGGCTATTCAGCTCTTTCACCACCCGGGGCACACGGCGCACCTAGGGCGGGTGGTGGAGGGAGCCAAGGCTTCGCTGCGTTACTACAGCCAACAGTTTGGGCCCTACCGGCACAGCTACCTCAGCGTTGTGGAGCGGGCCGGCCTGGGCACGGGCATGCACGCCGATGCCGCCATGATTTCGCACGGCGAAGGGTTTACCCTCTGGAACCCCGGCACTGCCCCCGGCAGCCACGACCACCCCTACGCCATTGTGGCCCACGAAATGGCCCACCAGTGGACGGTGCCGTACGCCGCCGTGGAGGGCGCCCCCATAATGTCGGAAAGCCTGGCTTGGTATTACGCCCTGAAAGCCGTGGAGCACGCCAAAGGTCCTGAAGACCTGCGCGCTTTGCTGGGCTACATGCGGCAACCGTACCCGTTCCCGGTAATCCGGCGGGGCGAGCCGCTGCTGCGCGGCCTCGATCCGTACCTCTCGTACCGCAAAGGGCCCTTTGTGCTGTATGCGCTGAGCGAGTACCTAGGCGAGGCGCAGGTGAACGGTGCGCTGCGCCGCCTGCTCGAGAAACACCGCACCCCCGACGCGCCGCTGGCCACCACCCTCGATTTGTACCACGAGCTACGGGCCGTAACGCCCGATTCGCTGCGGCCGCTGCTGCACGACTTCTTCGAGGTAAACACCTTTTGGGAGCTGAAAACCACGCAAGCCACGGCCCGGCAAACCAAAGCCGGCACCTGGCAGGTAAGCCTCGCGGTGCAGGCCCGCAAAACCGTGGCCGACAGCGCCGGTGCCGTTAGCGCCGTGCCCATGAACGACTTGGTGGAGGTAGCGGCCTTTGCCGCCGACGGCAAGCCGCTGTACCAGCAACGGCACCGCATTCGCACGGGTGGGCAGCGCATCCTTATTGCGGTGCCCGGCAAGCCGGCCCGCGCGGGCCTCGACCCCAACCAACTGCTGCTCGATCTGAAACCCGACGACAACACCGCGCCGGTGCAGCCATGA